A section of the Pedobacter sp. HDW13 genome encodes:
- a CDS encoding SDR family oxidoreductase gives MSKIVWITGASSGIGEALAYEYFKAGNKLIISGRNRDELFRVKGNCQNSFNVHVLPFDLNETETLENKAGDAIRIFGKIDLLINSGGVSQRSLALETSLQTEQQIMSTNFWGTVVLSKAVLPLMIANGGGQIVIISSLVGKFGTKLRSAYAASKHALHGYFDSLRSEVYDQNIDITIICPGFIKTQVTYNALTADGQPLNKMGDAHENAMSPVDCAVQIVKAITNKKEEVYIGGKETKAVLLKRFFPKFFSKKIKTAKVN, from the coding sequence ATGTCGAAAATTGTATGGATTACGGGTGCCTCATCCGGTATTGGAGAAGCCCTGGCTTACGAATATTTTAAAGCTGGCAATAAACTGATTATCTCTGGCAGAAACCGTGATGAGTTGTTCCGCGTAAAAGGAAACTGTCAAAATTCTTTTAACGTGCACGTGTTGCCCTTCGATTTGAATGAAACTGAAACACTGGAAAATAAAGCTGGAGATGCTATCCGCATTTTCGGAAAAATAGATCTGCTTATCAACAGCGGAGGCGTTAGTCAGCGGAGTTTAGCTTTAGAAACGAGCCTTCAAACCGAGCAACAGATTATGAGCACCAATTTTTGGGGAACCGTTGTTCTGAGTAAGGCAGTTTTACCTTTAATGATCGCTAATGGCGGCGGACAAATTGTGATTATCAGTAGCCTGGTTGGTAAATTCGGCACAAAACTGCGGTCTGCCTATGCTGCATCAAAACACGCGTTGCATGGCTATTTCGATTCGCTCCGGTCGGAAGTTTATGATCAGAACATCGATATTACGATTATCTGCCCTGGCTTTATCAAAACGCAGGTTACTTACAATGCGCTTACTGCTGATGGACAACCCTTGAATAAAATGGGCGATGCGCATGAAAACGCGATGAGCCCTGTTGATTGTGCTGTACAGATTGTAAAGGCCATTACCAATAAAAAAGAAGAGGTTTACATTGGAGGTAAAGAGACGAAGGCCGTATTATTAAAGCGCTTTTTCCCTAAGTTTTTTTCAAAGAAAATAAAGACAGCTAAAGTAAATTAA
- a CDS encoding sugar O-acetyltransferase — METNILTEKQKMLAGKAYQAGDAELAKERLKAREIVFEFNNLAPKFIKQRKELLKRLFGKTEKMFYLEPPFRCDYGYNIEIGDNFYANFNLVILDCAKVSIGNNVFIAPNVAIYTAGHPIHAHLRDQEYEWAQEITIGNSVWIGGNVVINPGVKIGSNVVIGSGSIVTRDIPDNVFAAGNPCRVIRQLTDADKDFYYKDFKLGE; from the coding sequence ATGGAAACCAATATACTTACCGAAAAACAAAAAATGCTGGCTGGAAAAGCCTATCAGGCAGGCGACGCAGAACTGGCAAAAGAAAGATTAAAAGCCAGGGAAATTGTTTTCGAATTTAACAACCTTGCCCCAAAATTCATCAAACAGCGTAAAGAACTGCTAAAAAGATTATTCGGTAAAACAGAAAAGATGTTTTACCTAGAACCTCCTTTCCGTTGCGATTATGGTTATAATATTGAAATTGGTGATAACTTTTACGCCAACTTTAACCTAGTGATTTTAGATTGCGCCAAAGTAAGTATTGGCAACAACGTGTTTATAGCGCCAAACGTAGCCATTTATACCGCCGGGCACCCCATACATGCGCATTTGCGCGATCAGGAATATGAATGGGCGCAGGAAATCACCATTGGCAATAGTGTTTGGATTGGCGGCAATGTGGTAATTAACCCGGGTGTAAAAATTGGTTCGAATGTGGTAATTGGCTCAGGCAGTATTGTTACGAGAGATATCCCCGATAATGTTTTTGCAGCAGGCAATCCCTGCAGGGTTATCCGCCAGTTAACAGATGCCGACAAGGATTTCTATTACAAAGATTTTAAACTAGGCGAATAA
- a CDS encoding DUF4440 domain-containing protein, whose amino-acid sequence MKKILFAVLLLISLGSFAQNAKDKQAILNLLEKQRTDWNKGDVEAFMEGYEKSDSLLFVGKSGPTYGWQKTLDNYKKGYPDKSAMGYLVFGIKKVDFLKPDLAFVLGSWNVKREKDELKGYFTLLIKKIKGEWKVVADHSS is encoded by the coding sequence ATGAAAAAAATACTTTTTGCTGTACTGCTGTTAATTTCGTTAGGAAGCTTTGCCCAAAATGCAAAAGATAAGCAGGCCATACTTAATTTACTGGAGAAACAGCGTACCGATTGGAATAAAGGCGATGTAGAAGCTTTTATGGAAGGCTACGAAAAGTCTGACAGCTTGCTCTTTGTAGGTAAAAGCGGGCCAACCTATGGCTGGCAAAAAACGCTCGATAATTACAAAAAGGGTTATCCCGATAAATCAGCCATGGGGTATTTGGTATTCGGCATTAAAAAAGTAGATTTTTTAAAACCTGATTTGGCTTTTGTATTAGGTAGCTGGAATGTGAAACGCGAAAAAGATGAACTGAAAGGTTACTTTACATTACTCATTAAAAAGATAAAAGGAGAATGGAAGGTTGTTGCAGATCATAGCAGCTAA
- a CDS encoding cupin-like domain-containing protein encodes MSFILKPVDIVESITPEDFKKNYLKTKRPLVIRGLTKDWPAREKWTTEYLKEIGGELEVPLYDNSKADPSKPINAATAHMKFGDYLDLIKREPTELRIFFFNLFKKVPSLINDIKIPKDLMGGFIESMPAMFFGGSNSVTFLHYDIDLPHIFHTHFGGRKHIILFDYKWKDRLYCLPNATYALEDYDVANPDFKKFPALNGVEGYEVFLEHGDTLFMPTGMWHWMKYVDGSFSLSLRAWDQSISRKVASVWSLFTHGAIDSLIKMTFKEKYAHWREKKAVKIAERALAKGRP; translated from the coding sequence ATGAGTTTCATTTTAAAACCTGTTGACATCGTTGAGAGCATTACTCCCGAAGATTTTAAGAAAAATTACCTGAAAACTAAACGTCCGTTAGTGATCAGGGGCCTTACTAAAGATTGGCCTGCTAGAGAAAAATGGACAACTGAATATTTAAAAGAAATTGGCGGCGAACTGGAAGTTCCGCTTTACGATAACTCTAAAGCTGACCCATCGAAACCAATTAATGCAGCTACTGCACATATGAAATTTGGCGATTACCTTGATCTGATTAAGCGTGAGCCAACGGAGTTGAGAATTTTCTTTTTCAACCTGTTTAAAAAAGTGCCTAGCCTGATTAATGATATTAAAATCCCTAAAGATTTAATGGGCGGTTTTATTGAAAGCATGCCTGCTATGTTTTTTGGCGGTTCAAATTCGGTAACATTCCTGCACTACGATATTGATTTGCCACATATTTTTCATACGCATTTTGGAGGCAGAAAGCACATTATCCTATTCGATTACAAGTGGAAAGATAGGTTATATTGCCTGCCAAACGCCACTTATGCTCTCGAAGATTATGATGTTGCTAACCCTGATTTCAAAAAATTCCCTGCTTTAAATGGCGTTGAAGGATACGAGGTTTTCTTAGAACATGGCGATACTTTGTTTATGCCAACGGGCATGTGGCACTGGATGAAATATGTTGACGGATCGTTCTCTTTAAGCTTACGCGCATGGGATCAATCGATTAGCCGTAAAGTAGCCAGCGTTTGGAGCTTGTTTACCCACGGAGCAATAGACAGCTTAATTAAAATGACTTTCAAAGAAAAATATGCACATTGGAGAGAGAAAAAGGCAGTTAAAATTGCTGAAAGAGCTTTAGCCAAAGGCAGACCATAA
- a CDS encoding fasciclin domain-containing protein, with protein sequence MKNLILSVFAVITMAFTTQVYAQKNPMVGGAAMYPTKDIVDNAVNSKDHTTLVAAVKAAGLVETLKSAGPFTVFAPTNAAFDKLPAGTVETLVKPENKATLTSILTYHVVAGKMDSKAIAKAIKAGGGKAELTTVQGGKLWAWMENKKLVLKDEKGGMSTVTIADVYQKNGVIHVVDAVLMPK encoded by the coding sequence ATGAAAAACTTAATCTTATCAGTATTTGCCGTTATTACAATGGCTTTTACAACACAGGTTTACGCTCAAAAAAATCCGATGGTTGGTGGAGCAGCAATGTACCCAACTAAAGATATTGTAGATAATGCGGTGAATTCAAAAGACCACACTACCTTGGTTGCAGCGGTTAAAGCAGCTGGCTTGGTAGAGACTTTAAAAAGCGCTGGCCCTTTTACTGTTTTTGCCCCAACAAATGCAGCGTTTGACAAACTTCCTGCCGGAACGGTAGAAACTTTAGTAAAACCAGAAAACAAAGCAACACTTACCAGCATTTTAACTTACCACGTTGTTGCAGGTAAAATGGATAGTAAAGCCATTGCAAAAGCAATTAAAGCAGGTGGAGGCAAAGCAGAGCTTACAACAGTTCAGGGTGGTAAACTTTGGGCATGGATGGAAAACAAGAAATTGGTTTTAAAAGACGAAAAAGGCGGTATGAGCACAGTAACGATTGCCGATGTTTATCAAAAAAATGGTGTTATCCACGTAGTTGACGCTGTTTTAATGCCTAAATAA
- a CDS encoding VWA domain-containing protein: MRGFRFSDYKPGDTPKGGFDELLKLFSELLNYTAGDAAEALSWLNELDKQYKLTNNDYGVGNFIDDLKDKGYLTEDNQSGEFKITAKTEQTIRKSALDEIFGKLKKSGRGNHNSNQSGIGEEKNADRREYNFGDSLDQIDMTASIQNAQINHGINDFTLTDRDLEVEEKDFKTLTSTVLMIDISHSMILYGEDRITPAKKVAMALAELIKTKYPKDTLDIVVFGNDAWPITVKDLPYLQVGPYHTNTYAGLELAADLLRRRKTHNKQIFMITDGKPTCLKENGKYYKNSMGLDRKVINKTLNMAAQCKRLRIPITTFMIAKDPYLQQFVRQFTEINGGRAFYSSLNGLGEYIFEDYIKNRRKTVK, translated from the coding sequence ATGAGAGGTTTTCGTTTTTCTGATTATAAGCCCGGCGATACGCCAAAAGGCGGTTTTGATGAGTTGCTAAAATTATTTAGCGAACTGCTGAATTATACCGCAGGTGATGCAGCCGAGGCCTTGAGCTGGTTAAATGAACTTGATAAGCAATATAAGCTCACCAATAACGATTATGGTGTTGGTAATTTTATAGATGATTTGAAAGATAAAGGCTATCTGACCGAAGATAACCAATCGGGAGAATTTAAAATTACTGCCAAAACAGAACAAACCATTCGCAAATCGGCCCTTGATGAAATTTTCGGGAAACTGAAAAAAAGTGGTCGGGGTAACCACAACAGCAACCAATCGGGCATTGGCGAAGAAAAAAATGCCGACAGACGAGAATATAATTTTGGTGATAGTTTAGATCAGATCGATATGACTGCTTCTATTCAAAACGCACAAATTAACCATGGCATTAACGATTTTACACTCACTGACCGCGATCTGGAAGTAGAAGAAAAAGATTTCAAAACCTTAACTTCTACCGTATTGATGATTGATATTTCGCACTCGATGATTTTGTACGGTGAAGACCGGATTACCCCGGCAAAAAAAGTAGCCATGGCCCTGGCCGAACTAATTAAAACGAAATACCCTAAAGATACTTTGGACATTGTTGTTTTTGGTAATGATGCCTGGCCAATTACCGTGAAAGATTTACCTTATTTACAGGTTGGCCCCTACCACACCAATACCTATGCCGGTTTAGAACTCGCAGCAGATTTACTCCGTAGAAGGAAAACGCACAACAAACAGATTTTCATGATTACCGATGGTAAACCTACCTGTTTGAAAGAAAATGGCAAGTACTATAAAAACAGCATGGGTCTGGATAGAAAGGTGATTAACAAAACATTAAATATGGCCGCGCAGTGCAAGCGCTTAAGAATCCCTATTACCACTTTTATGATTGCCAAAGACCCTTACCTACAGCAGTTTGTACGTCAGTTTACCGAAATAAATGGCGGCCGGGCTTTTTACAGCTCATTAAATGGCTTAGGTGAATACATTTTTGAAGATTACATTAAAAATAGAAGAAAAACAGTGAAATAG
- a CDS encoding sigma 54-interacting transcriptional regulator, which translates to MQNTTLGQLKATSYKSRSVKEELRENLIKFLRDKKTEFEGIIGYDETVIPELQTAILSRHNILLLGLRGQAKTRIARLMVNLLDEYVPYVAGSEIFDDPLNPISWYAKNEIAINGDATEIAWLHRSERYTEKLATPDVTVADLIGDIDPIKAATLKLTYNDERVIHFGLIPRAHRSIFVINELPDLQARIQVALFNMLQEKDIQIRGFKLRLPLDIQFVFTANPEDYTNRGSIVTPLKDRIESQILTHYPKSIEISRKITFQEAKLTAEQKASIEADGLLKDLIEQIAFEARKSEYIDQKSGVSARLTISAYENLISTAERRMLISGEKNTFVRLSDLAGIIPAITGKIELVYEGELEGPAHVATTLIGKAVKTLFARYFPDPEKAKKSKTANPYTEITEWFTEGNNVDLTDLLTSVQYKKALMLVPGLYDTVKKFHPKLSENQTLLLMEFVLHGLAEYSQLSKNYLTGGFGFSDMFGSLFNAEFDEEEDEDDFR; encoded by the coding sequence ATGCAAAACACTACATTAGGTCAGTTAAAGGCTACCAGTTATAAATCAAGAAGCGTTAAGGAAGAATTAAGGGAAAACCTGATTAAGTTTCTTCGTGATAAGAAAACCGAATTTGAAGGCATTATTGGGTATGATGAAACGGTAATTCCTGAGTTACAAACCGCCATTCTATCGCGCCACAACATTTTGCTTTTGGGCTTACGCGGACAAGCCAAAACACGCATTGCCCGTTTAATGGTTAACTTATTGGATGAGTATGTGCCCTACGTAGCCGGAAGCGAAATTTTCGACGATCCGCTGAACCCGATTTCATGGTATGCAAAAAACGAAATTGCCATCAACGGTGATGCAACTGAAATTGCCTGGTTACACCGCAGCGAGCGTTATACCGAAAAATTGGCTACCCCTGATGTTACCGTAGCCGATTTAATTGGCGATATTGACCCTATAAAGGCAGCCACACTGAAACTAACGTACAATGATGAAAGGGTTATCCACTTTGGTTTAATTCCACGCGCACACCGCAGCATTTTCGTCATTAACGAACTTCCTGATTTACAGGCACGTATCCAGGTGGCATTATTTAACATGCTGCAGGAAAAAGATATTCAGATTCGCGGTTTTAAATTGCGTTTGCCGCTGGATATCCAGTTTGTATTTACTGCAAACCCCGAAGATTACACCAACCGCGGAAGCATTGTTACCCCTTTGAAAGACAGGATAGAAAGTCAGATTTTAACCCACTACCCAAAAAGCATTGAAATTTCGCGCAAAATTACTTTCCAGGAAGCCAAATTAACTGCCGAACAAAAAGCCAGTATAGAGGCCGATGGTTTGCTAAAAGATTTGATTGAGCAAATTGCTTTCGAAGCACGTAAAAGTGAGTATATCGACCAGAAATCGGGGGTATCGGCCAGATTAACCATTTCGGCTTATGAAAATTTAATCAGCACAGCCGAAAGAAGGATGTTGATCTCAGGCGAAAAAAATACTTTTGTACGTTTATCAGATTTAGCGGGCATTATCCCGGCCATAACCGGTAAAATAGAGCTGGTTTACGAAGGCGAGCTTGAAGGACCGGCACATGTGGCCACTACCTTAATCGGCAAAGCAGTTAAAACTTTATTTGCACGTTATTTCCCCGATCCTGAAAAAGCTAAAAAAAGCAAAACAGCCAATCCTTACACCGAAATAACCGAATGGTTTACCGAAGGCAATAATGTTGATTTAACTGACCTTTTAACCAGCGTACAATATAAAAAAGCATTGATGCTGGTACCAGGCCTATATGACACAGTTAAAAAGTTTCACCCCAAGTTAAGCGAAAACCAAACTTTATTGTTGATGGAGTTTGTATTGCATGGCTTGGCCGAATACTCGCAGCTGAGTAAAAATTACTTAACCGGCGGCTTTGGCTTTAGCGATATGTTTGGCAGTTTATTTAACGCCGAATTTGACGAGGAAGAAGATGAAGACGATTTCAGATAA
- a CDS encoding carbohydrate kinase has product MQNKVITIGEILWDVFPEGKKAGGSSMNVALNLHKQNITSSFISAVGNDDNGRELLDFLSSNHFATKLIQVNTELSTSTVVVQLDANHQATYTIKQPVAWDDIQLTDDNISAVKLADALVYCSLTCRDERSKKTIMGLLENAKTKIFDINLRNPFYEKTLIGDLLNHADILKINEDEIVWVKDTFSLTGNTDEQLLKQLANQFNIDIICLTLGDKGACVLKDGKLFKHVGYKVQVADTVGAGDAFLATFIACYLQGYPMETTLDNACKVGAFVASQVGANPDYNKKIYHMAL; this is encoded by the coding sequence ATGCAAAATAAAGTAATTACAATTGGCGAAATACTTTGGGATGTTTTTCCAGAGGGAAAGAAAGCCGGCGGTTCGAGTATGAATGTTGCGCTTAACCTGCATAAACAAAATATAACAAGCAGTTTTATCAGCGCAGTTGGTAACGACGATAATGGCCGCGAATTACTGGATTTTTTAAGCAGCAATCATTTTGCAACAAAACTGATTCAGGTAAATACCGAATTATCAACCAGTACCGTAGTGGTGCAGCTCGATGCCAACCACCAGGCCACCTACACCATCAAGCAACCTGTTGCCTGGGATGACATCCAACTAACCGACGACAATATTTCAGCAGTAAAACTGGCTGATGCGTTGGTATATTGCAGCCTAACCTGCCGTGATGAACGTTCTAAAAAAACCATCATGGGCTTATTAGAAAATGCTAAAACTAAGATTTTCGATATCAACCTGAGAAATCCCTTTTACGAAAAAACTTTAATCGGCGACCTGTTAAACCATGCTGATATCTTAAAAATAAACGAAGACGAAATTGTTTGGGTAAAAGATACTTTCAGCTTAACTGGTAATACCGACGAACAGTTACTGAAACAATTGGCCAATCAATTTAATATTGATATTATCTGCCTAACCTTAGGCGATAAAGGCGCTTGTGTTTTAAAGGATGGGAAGTTGTTTAAGCACGTAGGCTATAAGGTACAGGTGGCCGATACCGTTGGTGCCGGCGATGCTTTTCTGGCTACATTTATTGCCTGTTACCTCCAAGGCTACCCCATGGAAACTACGCTGGATAACGCCTGTAAAGTTGGGGCCTTTGTTGCTTCGCAGGTTGGAGCCAACCCCGACTATAATAAAAAGATTTACCACATGGCGCTTTAA
- a CDS encoding DUF3050 domain-containing protein — protein MMSFKLKTPDTNSHMHPNIIKIQEKIEPLRQEIINHKVYTAISELEELQIFMEHHIFAVWDFMSLLKALQINLTCTILPWFPVGDPVTRQLINEIVAGEESDVDADGHIKSHFELYLDAMEQCGANTKPINTFISALQNGKSFDEAFEIAEVPVAARDFVNATFETINSGQTHLQAASFTFGREDLIPNMFFSMVNDLNSTQPDQVSIFKYYLERHIEVDGDHHSHLALSMTEKLCEKDEAFWEQAEDTTKQALQKRIDLWNAAYTEIVKQKVEA, from the coding sequence ATGATGAGCTTTAAACTCAAAACTCCGGACACCAATTCACATATGCATCCAAACATTATAAAAATACAAGAAAAAATTGAGCCTTTAAGGCAGGAAATAATTAATCATAAAGTGTACACTGCCATAAGCGAGCTCGAAGAGCTGCAGATTTTTATGGAGCACCACATTTTTGCTGTCTGGGATTTTATGTCGCTGCTTAAAGCTTTACAAATTAATTTAACTTGTACAATCTTACCATGGTTTCCGGTTGGCGATCCGGTTACCAGGCAGTTGATTAATGAAATTGTAGCTGGCGAAGAATCGGATGTAGATGCTGATGGCCATATCAAAAGTCATTTCGAGCTTTATTTAGATGCCATGGAACAATGTGGCGCCAATACTAAACCTATAAACACTTTTATAAGCGCATTACAAAACGGTAAAAGTTTTGATGAAGCTTTCGAAATTGCCGAAGTACCTGTTGCAGCAAGAGATTTTGTTAATGCAACATTCGAAACCATTAACAGCGGCCAAACACATTTACAGGCTGCAAGTTTTACCTTTGGCCGCGAGGACCTGATTCCAAACATGTTTTTTAGCATGGTTAACGATTTGAACAGCACCCAGCCCGATCAGGTATCTATTTTTAAATACTATTTAGAACGTCATATCGAAGTAGATGGCGACCACCACAGCCATTTGGCCCTATCCATGACCGAGAAGTTATGCGAAAAAGACGAAGCTTTTTGGGAACAGGCAGAAGATACAACCAAACAAGCCCTACAGAAAAGAATCGATCTCTGGAATGCGGCCTATACCGAAATAGTTAAACAGAAAGTGGAAGCTTAG